A genome region from Pseudophryne corroboree isolate aPseCor3 unplaced genomic scaffold, aPseCor3.hap2 scaffold_2186, whole genome shotgun sequence includes the following:
- the LOC135007558 gene encoding uncharacterized protein LOC135007558 isoform X2 — MNNHSKAVCDIIHALLSKPDQVNELGQMLDSGRQSETGNQRPEMPVPRADLFPTSSTRSHGVENEVRSLFSRKSPQFHYTRSSVRKRNAYPAKATQSNVRGPLTFIKELILLSGPNIDNVLKQGKKQELHEVGHIVNAFEFNKYWSEEEVYENVRKAFSMKLEDDIEIHMLMPCHNKLVKPLLMENQRLTGLMISKIFKQKSVYIQPSKELIYTENSDQDNDRSSIEQSEKLPEDTAKNCETFVNEDSILQFINQTVSPEDQVLSSVEELEKSVLSHNTPYEPSNLANSVTTQGTQNIVYQDNENTVSHLVPSTFEENYRHYTELFNDVLPHSDEDIACTEESLDHNQNTEWNSDINLKDILSNLAVQIDTESISKFNINRREVWDGACRGLKRQTFRPENRLSVIFTDSFGNTEGAVDFGGPTREFFRLLLQFLQISKLFEGPENSKTLSCDAQALRNDEYYLAGLSISLSLVHGGPAPNFFSPVLYNALTYGWKNTPLVLQDLVDVEAKEIMQKIMNATSVENLQDVLYENNLLLNLAGCLRVIKTVDDKHQIVQDYLHWYLRDRTMHSEERFKEGLKTLGVLDAMNAHPDLFKKAFIWKKDVMTSDVVSHLFKISYSPVGSNARIREERIICYW, encoded by the exons ATGAATAATCATTCAAAGGCAGTGTGTGACATCATACATGCTTTGCTGTCAAAACCTGATCAGGTTAATGAGCTGGGGCAAATGCTGGATTCTGGAAGGCAGTCTGAAACAGGAAACCAGAGACCAGAAATGCCTGTCCCTAGGGCAGATTTATTTCCCACTAGTTCAACTAGGTCACATGGAGTAGAAAATGAAGTGAGAAGTCTATTTTCAAGGAAAAGTCCACAATTTCATTATACAAGAAGTTCTGTGAGGAAAAGAAATGCTTATCCTGCAAAAGCAACGCAAAG caatgTCAGGGGTCCACTAACATTCATCAAAGAGCTTATTCTGCTTTCTGGACCCAATATCGATAATGTTTTAAAGCAAGGAAAAAAACAAGAACTGCATGAAGTGGGGCACATAGTAAACGCTTTTGAATTCAACAAGTATTGGAGTGAAGAAGAAGTATATGAGAACGTGAGGAAGGCGTTCTCCATGAAACTTGAAGACGACATAGa AATACACATGCTGATGCCTTGCCACAACAAACTTGTTAAGCCACTACTAATGGAAAATCAGCGTTTGACAGGTCTAATGATTTCCAAAATTTTCAAGCAGAAATCTGTTTATATCCAGCCTTCCAAAGAACTTATATACACTGAAAATTCAGATCAAGACAAT GATAGAAGCTCAATTGAGCAAAGTGAAAAATTGCCTGAAGATACTGCAAAGAACTGTGAAACATTTGTAAATGAAGACTCCATACTGCAATTTATTAACCAAACCGTTTCCCCTGAGGACCAAGTTTTATCCTCCGTGGAAGAATTGGAGAAGAGTGTCCTCTCCCACAACACTCCTTATGAGCCATCTAATTTGGCAAACAGTGTGACCACCCAGGGTACTCAAAATATTGTTTACCAAGACAATGAAAACACAGTCAGCCATTTAGTGCCATCAACATTTGAAGAGAATTACAG ACATTACACAGAACTTTTTAACGATGTCCTTCCGCATTCTGATGAAGACATCGCATGCACTGAAGAAAGTCTAGATCACAATCAAAATACAGAGTGGAACAG TGATATCAATCTAAAGGATATTCTGTCAAATCTGGCAGTACAGATTGATACTGAAAGCATTTCAAAGTTTAACATAAACCGCAGAGAAGTCTGGGACGGAGCATGTCGTGGACTAAAGCGGCAAACATTTAGGCCTGAAAATCGCCTTTCTGTAATTTTCACTGATTCCTTTGGGAATACAGAAGGAGCTGTAGATTTTGGTGGCCCAACGAGGGAATTTTTTAGACTTCTTCTACAGTTTTTGCAAATCAGCAAATTATTTGAAGGACCAGAAAATTCAAAGACATTGTCTTGTGATGCTCAAG cTTTGCGGAATGATGAGTATTATCTGGCTGGTTTATCCATTTCACTATCACTGGTGCACGGTGGACCCGCTCCAAATTTTTTTTCTCCTGTCTTATACAATGCTCTAACATATGGCTGGAAAAATACTCCACTTGTATTACAAGATCTTGTAGATGTGGAAGCAAAAGAAATTATGCAGAAG ATTATGAATGCTACTTCAGTTGAGAATCTTCAAGACGTGTTGTATGAAAATAACCTGCTCCTTAATCTTGCTGGCTGTCTCCGTGTAATTAAAACAGTTGACGACAAACACCAAATTGTCCAAGACTACTTGCATTGGTATCTACGGGATAGAACAATGCATTCTGAAGAGAG ATTTAAAGAGGGACTGAAGACATTGGGTGTGCTTGACGCAATGAATGCGCATCCGGATTTATTTAAAAAAGCATTTATATGGAAAAAGGATGTTATGACATCCGATGTCGTGTCTCATCTCTTCAAAATATCCTATAGTCCAGTGGGTAGTAATGCAAGGATTCGTGAAGAGAGAATTATTTGCTACTGGTGA
- the LOC135007559 gene encoding uncharacterized protein LOC135007559, whose translation MSYSFCIFLCLCVNFILIEAVEDIQEYFLSLKSSCTIAERAIFSVDINFLEHLHRKLESHLEVLIAMLIACHHFISGNSTLLPMLEDISQHTVLLIEDIQTRINHLFDCNQTPGYSAPLLSVGVGRPRFIVSREQIQYLWELGFSWIRIATCLNISVSTLYRRRQELNLPTSSDNRFSDICDDELDQHILSFLNSTPNAGESYIQGSLRSRALRVQRWKIRRRLQLLDPVGRAVRKRRAIQRRVYSVPGPNHLWHIDSNHKLISWRFVFHGCIDGFSRNIIYLKTATNNNASTTLQLFQKGVSRFGLPLRVRGDMGVENINIARYMINSRGPNRGSFITGQSVHNQRIERLWAELNRVVIYYFKDLFLWMEHRGILNTNNECHLFALHYVYLRRINHAVTEFVAQWNNHLMSTERYHSPMQLWTAGMLHNPMFDTEVNIDEYGIDNYGSTATIETNNNVVVPDNTIILDVDEMTNLCLQFDPTTNDFNHGVEHFKNTCDFLERLNIIV comes from the exons ATGAGTTACTCTTTTTGTATTTTCCTCTGTTTATGTGTTAATTTCATATTAATCGAGGCAGTGGAAGATATTCAAGAATATTTTCTTTCACTAAAGTCAAGCTGTACTATTGCAGAAAGGGCTATTTTTTCAGTGGATATAAATTTTTTGGAACATCTACATAGAAAACTTGAAAGCCATTTAGAAGTTTTAATTGCAATGCTCATTGCATGTCACCATTTTATTAGCGGAAACAGTACTTTACTTCCAATGCTAGAAGACATATCTCAGCATACAGTTTTGTTAATTGAGGATATCCAAACCAGGATCAATCATTTATTTGACTGTAATCAAACACCTGGATATTCTGCTCCCCTTCTAAGTGTCGGTGTAGGTAGGCCAAG gttcatTGTTTCTAGAGAACAGATACAATATTTGTGGGAACTAGGCTTTTCGTGGATTCGAATAGCAACTTGCTTAAACATCAGTGTTTCAACTTTGTACAGAAGACGACAAGAACTAAACTTGCCTACATCTTCTGACAACAGATTCAGTGATATATGTGATGATGAACTTGATCAGCATATCTTGAGTTTTCTAAATTCCACACCAAATGCTGGAGAAAGTTATATTCAAGGTAGTCTCAGAAGCCGAGCACTGAGAGTACAGAGGTGGAAAATTAGAAGGAGGCTGCAACTTCTGGATCCTGTTGGCCGAGCTGTTCGTAAAAGACGGGCTATTCAGCGTAGAGTTTATAGTGTACCAGGTCCAAATCATTTGTG GCATATTGACAGTAACCACAAGCTAATCTCTTGGAGATTTGTGTTCCATGGTTGCATAGATGGGTTCAGCAGAAATATAATTTATCTTAAAACTGCTACAAACAATAATGCATCAACAACACTGCAATTATTTCAAAAAGGTGTATCAAGGTTTGGATTACCATTACGAGTAAGAGGAGACATGGGTGTTGAAAATATTAACATAGCACGTTACATGATTAACTCAAGAGGACCTAATAGGGGTAGCTTCATAACTGGCCAGAGTGTTCACAATCAACGGATAGAACGCTTATGGGCAGAATTAAACAGAGTTGTCATCTACTActttaaagatttatttttatGGATGGAGCATAGAGGAATACTAAATACTAACAATGAGTGCCATCTCTTTGCTTTGCATTATGTATATCTGAGAAGAATTAATCATGCAGTAACAGAATTTGTTGCACAATGGAATAATCACCTTATGAGCACTGAAAGATACCATTCCCCAATGCAGTTATGGACAGCTGGAATGCTTCATAATCCAATGTTTGACACAGAAGTAAACATCGATGAGTATGGCATAGATAACTATGGCTCTACAGCCACAATAGAAACAAATAATAATGTTGTTGTACCAGACAATACCATTATATTGGATGTAGATGAGATGACAAACCTTTGTCTACAATTTGATCCCACAACAAATGATTTTAACCACGGAGTTGAACATTTTAAGAACACCTGTGATTTTCTTGAACGTCTAAATATAATTGTATAA
- the LOC135007558 gene encoding uncharacterized protein LOC135007558 isoform X1, producing the protein MFHIFTGTKMNNHSKAVCDIIHALLSKPDQVNELGQMLDSGRQSETGNQRPEMPVPRADLFPTSSTRSHGVENEVRSLFSRKSPQFHYTRSSVRKRNAYPAKATQSNVRGPLTFIKELILLSGPNIDNVLKQGKKQELHEVGHIVNAFEFNKYWSEEEVYENVRKAFSMKLEDDIEIHMLMPCHNKLVKPLLMENQRLTGLMISKIFKQKSVYIQPSKELIYTENSDQDNDRSSIEQSEKLPEDTAKNCETFVNEDSILQFINQTVSPEDQVLSSVEELEKSVLSHNTPYEPSNLANSVTTQGTQNIVYQDNENTVSHLVPSTFEENYRHYTELFNDVLPHSDEDIACTEESLDHNQNTEWNSDINLKDILSNLAVQIDTESISKFNINRREVWDGACRGLKRQTFRPENRLSVIFTDSFGNTEGAVDFGGPTREFFRLLLQFLQISKLFEGPENSKTLSCDAQALRNDEYYLAGLSISLSLVHGGPAPNFFSPVLYNALTYGWKNTPLVLQDLVDVEAKEIMQKIMNATSVENLQDVLYENNLLLNLAGCLRVIKTVDDKHQIVQDYLHWYLRDRTMHSEERFKEGLKTLGVLDAMNAHPDLFKKAFIWKKDVMTSDVVSHLFKISYSPVGSNARIREERIICYW; encoded by the exons ATGTTTCATATATTTACAGGTACAAAAATGAATAATCATTCAAAGGCAGTGTGTGACATCATACATGCTTTGCTGTCAAAACCTGATCAGGTTAATGAGCTGGGGCAAATGCTGGATTCTGGAAGGCAGTCTGAAACAGGAAACCAGAGACCAGAAATGCCTGTCCCTAGGGCAGATTTATTTCCCACTAGTTCAACTAGGTCACATGGAGTAGAAAATGAAGTGAGAAGTCTATTTTCAAGGAAAAGTCCACAATTTCATTATACAAGAAGTTCTGTGAGGAAAAGAAATGCTTATCCTGCAAAAGCAACGCAAAG caatgTCAGGGGTCCACTAACATTCATCAAAGAGCTTATTCTGCTTTCTGGACCCAATATCGATAATGTTTTAAAGCAAGGAAAAAAACAAGAACTGCATGAAGTGGGGCACATAGTAAACGCTTTTGAATTCAACAAGTATTGGAGTGAAGAAGAAGTATATGAGAACGTGAGGAAGGCGTTCTCCATGAAACTTGAAGACGACATAGa AATACACATGCTGATGCCTTGCCACAACAAACTTGTTAAGCCACTACTAATGGAAAATCAGCGTTTGACAGGTCTAATGATTTCCAAAATTTTCAAGCAGAAATCTGTTTATATCCAGCCTTCCAAAGAACTTATATACACTGAAAATTCAGATCAAGACAAT GATAGAAGCTCAATTGAGCAAAGTGAAAAATTGCCTGAAGATACTGCAAAGAACTGTGAAACATTTGTAAATGAAGACTCCATACTGCAATTTATTAACCAAACCGTTTCCCCTGAGGACCAAGTTTTATCCTCCGTGGAAGAATTGGAGAAGAGTGTCCTCTCCCACAACACTCCTTATGAGCCATCTAATTTGGCAAACAGTGTGACCACCCAGGGTACTCAAAATATTGTTTACCAAGACAATGAAAACACAGTCAGCCATTTAGTGCCATCAACATTTGAAGAGAATTACAG ACATTACACAGAACTTTTTAACGATGTCCTTCCGCATTCTGATGAAGACATCGCATGCACTGAAGAAAGTCTAGATCACAATCAAAATACAGAGTGGAACAG TGATATCAATCTAAAGGATATTCTGTCAAATCTGGCAGTACAGATTGATACTGAAAGCATTTCAAAGTTTAACATAAACCGCAGAGAAGTCTGGGACGGAGCATGTCGTGGACTAAAGCGGCAAACATTTAGGCCTGAAAATCGCCTTTCTGTAATTTTCACTGATTCCTTTGGGAATACAGAAGGAGCTGTAGATTTTGGTGGCCCAACGAGGGAATTTTTTAGACTTCTTCTACAGTTTTTGCAAATCAGCAAATTATTTGAAGGACCAGAAAATTCAAAGACATTGTCTTGTGATGCTCAAG cTTTGCGGAATGATGAGTATTATCTGGCTGGTTTATCCATTTCACTATCACTGGTGCACGGTGGACCCGCTCCAAATTTTTTTTCTCCTGTCTTATACAATGCTCTAACATATGGCTGGAAAAATACTCCACTTGTATTACAAGATCTTGTAGATGTGGAAGCAAAAGAAATTATGCAGAAG ATTATGAATGCTACTTCAGTTGAGAATCTTCAAGACGTGTTGTATGAAAATAACCTGCTCCTTAATCTTGCTGGCTGTCTCCGTGTAATTAAAACAGTTGACGACAAACACCAAATTGTCCAAGACTACTTGCATTGGTATCTACGGGATAGAACAATGCATTCTGAAGAGAG ATTTAAAGAGGGACTGAAGACATTGGGTGTGCTTGACGCAATGAATGCGCATCCGGATTTATTTAAAAAAGCATTTATATGGAAAAAGGATGTTATGACATCCGATGTCGTGTCTCATCTCTTCAAAATATCCTATAGTCCAGTGGGTAGTAATGCAAGGATTCGTGAAGAGAGAATTATTTGCTACTGGTGA